A window of Macrotis lagotis isolate mMagLag1 chromosome X, bilby.v1.9.chrom.fasta, whole genome shotgun sequence contains these coding sequences:
- the LOC141501124 gene encoding gamma-interferon-inducible lysosomal thiol reductase-like: MARAPLAALPLLLLLVPGVPGQVGGPRPPQPLPKAACTQPVYTWCSSWEHARSCETEKMCFAQRRPLDAPPVSVKLFYEALCPGCRSFLVMVLFPTWLLLGEDVMNVTLVPFGNAVEKSVNGTWEFTCQHGELECELNMAQTCVLYLLGKQFGDAFAVITCMMSAVDPTTSLELCLKLYAPALSVDDIKKCGTGPQGNELMHQNAMMTNHLSPPHTYTPWVLVQDQHLEDANNLLNMVCKLYKGEEPPDVCKKNTFAFTNRI, translated from the exons ATGGCTCGGGCTCCCCTGGCGGCTCTGCCGCTGCTCCTGCTCCTGGTGCCCGGGGTGCCCGGCCAGGTCGGGGGGCCGCGGCCGCCCCAGCCCCTCCCCAAGGCGGCCTGCACCCAGCCCGTCTACACCTGGTGCTCCTCCTGGGAGCACGCCCGGAGCTGCGAG ACAGAGAAAATGTGCTTTGCCCAACGGAGACCTTTAGATGCCCCTCCTGTCTCTGTGAAACTCTTCTACGAGGCATTGTGTCCTGGCTGTCGGTCCTTCCTGGTAATGGTGCTCTTCCCTACCTGGTTGTTACTGGGTGAGGATGTCATGAATGTCACCCTCGTGCCTTTTGGTAATGCTGTG GAGAAATCTGTGAATGGGACCTGGGAGTTTACCTGTCAACATGGGGAGCTGGAATGTGAACTCAACATGGCTCAG ACCTGTGTGTTGTACCTACTTGGGAAACAGTTTGGGGATGCCTTTGCTGTGATCACTTGTATGATGTCAGCTGTGGATCCAACAACTTCACTGGAGTTG TGTCTGAAGCTCTATGCCCCTGCTCTTTCTGTGGATGATATCAAGAAATGCGGAACAGGGCCTCAAGGCAATGAACTCATGCATCAGAACGCCATGATGACAAATCATCTTTCCCCTCCACATACATACACTCCTTGGGTTCTGGTCCAAGAT CAGCATTTAGAGGATGCCAATAACCTATTAAATATGGTGTGTAAGTTGTACAAG GGGGAGGAGCCTCCTGATGTCTGCAAAAAGAATACCTTTGCCTTCACAAACCGAATCTAA